A portion of the Lathamus discolor isolate bLatDis1 chromosome 5, bLatDis1.hap1, whole genome shotgun sequence genome contains these proteins:
- the LOC136015643 gene encoding antimicrobial peptide THP2-like — MKILYLLFSLLFLALQVSPGLSSPRRDMFLCRKGSCHFGRCPIHLVRVGRCLGFRSCCKSPWDV, encoded by the exons ATGAAGATCCTTTACctgctcttttctctcctgttcttgGCACTTCAAGTTTCTCCAG GTTTGTCTTCACCACGGCGGGACATGTTTCTCTGTAGAAAAGGGTCCTGTCACTTTGGAAGATGCCCCATCCATctggttagagttggaaggtGCTTGGGGTTCCGTTCCTGCTGCAAATC CCCATGGGACGTATAA
- the LOC136015644 gene encoding gallinacin-8-like produces MKILFLFFAVFLLMLQGILGFMRAPNNDAQCKQAGGTCSADLCPLPNMRSFGRCQQGVPCCRAVYD; encoded by the exons ATGAagatccttttccttttctttgctgttttcctcttaATGCTCCAAGGCATTTTAG GTTTCATGCGAGCACCTAATAACGATGCGCAATGCAAACAGGCTGGAGGTACCTGTTCCGCTGACCTCTGTCCCCTACCCAATATGAGGTCTTTTGGACGTTGCCAGCAAGGGGTTCCTTGCTGTAGGGCTGTG TATGATTAG